In Helicobacter bilis, a genomic segment contains:
- a CDS encoding cation:proton antiporter — translation MHGQELSTFAVIALLIVAAPYVSRFTRIPVAVVEILLGAFACYFGIFKGSETLNVVAHVSFLYLMLLAGMEVDLRGFSRLGKEFYKKACLYFIILYAAAGSIVLIFNLEWIYIAIFPVMSLGMLVTLIRDYGKNREWLNVALKIGIVGELVSITALVVVQNGYAQNVGTITSWTFYKAFAFLALFVIAFLIIFRIGKIVFWWKPAIKLWFMPTNDSNNQDIRFSFMLFFILIGITTFMDIEDVLGAFLAGMVIATFFAYKHDMVHKLNDIGFGFFVPLFFVYVGSTLNLKEILSNYNVMLQGIYIAFGMLAVRLLAANIAFGSYFKSIKNTTLFALSDCMPLTFLVAIAKLGLDLHAITQEQYYSLIIAATFEGIFFTIFIKVIFYSVRGGR, via the coding sequence ATGCACGGACAAGAGTTATCTACTTTTGCGGTTATTGCATTATTGATTGTAGCAGCACCTTATGTGAGTAGATTTACTCGCATTCCTGTTGCGGTTGTGGAGATTCTACTTGGTGCTTTTGCGTGCTATTTTGGAATCTTTAAAGGCAGTGAAACGCTTAATGTAGTAGCACATGTAAGCTTTTTGTATCTCATGCTTTTAGCGGGTATGGAAGTGGATTTGCGTGGGTTTAGTAGGCTTGGCAAAGAGTTTTACAAAAAGGCATGTTTATATTTTATTATTCTGTATGCAGCAGCGGGAAGCATTGTCTTAATCTTTAATCTTGAGTGGATTTATATTGCTATTTTTCCTGTGATGAGTCTTGGTATGTTAGTAACGCTTATAAGGGATTATGGGAAAAATCGTGAGTGGCTAAATGTCGCTTTAAAAATAGGTATAGTCGGCGAACTCGTAAGCATTACTGCCCTTGTTGTAGTGCAGAATGGCTACGCACAAAATGTAGGCACAATCACTTCATGGACTTTTTATAAAGCCTTTGCTTTTTTAGCCCTCTTTGTTATAGCATTTCTCATTATCTTTCGTATAGGTAAAATTGTCTTTTGGTGGAAACCCGCTATAAAGCTATGGTTTATGCCGACAAATGATAGCAATAATCAAGACATTCGCTTTAGCTTTATGCTCTTTTTCATTCTCATTGGAATCACGACTTTCATGGATATTGAAGATGTGCTTGGTGCGTTTTTAGCGGGTATGGTGATAGCTACTTTTTTTGCCTATAAGCACGATATGGTGCATAAGCTTAATGATATAGGATTTGGATTCTTTGTGCCTTTATTTTTTGTATATGTTGGCTCGACGCTCAACCTTAAAGAGATTCTAAGCAATTACAATGTTATGTTACAAGGAATCTACATTGCCTTTGGTATGCTTGCCGTGCGATTACTTGCCGCAAATATTGCCTTTGGGTCGTATTTTAAAAGCATTAAAAATACTACACTTTTTGCCCTAAGTGATTGTATGCCGCTTACCTTTTTAGTCGCCATCGCAAAGCTTGGGCTAGATTTACACGCTATCACACAAGAGCAATATTATTCACTCATTATTGCAGCCACTTTTGAGGGAATCTTTTTTACGATTTTTATTAAGGTTATTTTTTATTCTGTGAGGGGCGGACGCTAG
- a CDS encoding coiled-coil domain-containing protein: MSVNFNESFKALVREVFQDKSEGVIHILDEVVSNKASEDTQNINNLKQEAIKDIRSNIATNDFVRAEIAELRSELKQDIAELRSELKQDIVKVRNEMLDLKAELKQDIAELREEVHAELSKMDSKIMQFRAELKQDNANLKAELKDDIAKSKVDIIKWVFGLQFATLALIAGMLKLML, translated from the coding sequence ATGAGTGTAAATTTTAATGAGAGTTTTAAAGCTTTAGTGCGTGAAGTATTCCAAGATAAAAGCGAAGGTGTTATACATATTTTAGATGAAGTTGTAAGCAATAAGGCAAGTGAAGACACACAGAATATAAATAATCTTAAACAAGAAGCCATAAAAGATATAAGAAGTAATATTGCTACAAACGACTTTGTAAGAGCAGAAATTGCCGAGTTAAGAAGCGAATTAAAACAAGATATAGCGGAGTTAAGAAGTGAATTAAAGCAAGATATAGTCAAAGTGCGTAACGAAATGCTAGACTTAAAAGCAGAGTTAAAACAAGACATAGCGGAGTTAAGAGAAGAAGTTCATGCAGAATTATCTAAAATGGATTCTAAAATTATGCAATTTAGAGCAGAATTAAAGCAAGATAATGCCAACTTAAAAGCAGAGTTAAAGGACGATATAGCAAAAAGCAAGGTAGATATTATAAAATGGGTGTTTGGTTTGCAGTTTGCTACATTAGCTCTTATTGCAGGTATGCTAAAATTAATGCTTTAA
- a CDS encoding heavy metal translocating P-type ATPase — protein MQKFILENLDCNSCANKLEKSLQSMPCVESANINFSTNTLYIKTSDIEAIKAQIAKIEPDIIVRSTHENTHNVSYKKELSLLLALLFGFAVCMLCLHYTPLESSSFIKSFNMILGVSYAVLLHYMESLSFLHSIFSAVTPFQILIYIILLLLYIIAGLPIFRAVWRNMKNKVFFDENTLMFIATIAAFCIGEISESVAVMLFFRIGEFLESLALKRSKKSLYDLLDITPEIAHLQIKQADSNSMDSSETIWQDTHPELLKVDDIILVKVGEKIPVDGIIMQGESSLNMQAISGESKPIDVASGDEVLAGAINMQSVLTIKVSKPFSHSQVAKIKAMIEDSSNTKAKSEQIITQFAKIYTPIVFFIALGIAFIPPLFDGEWHEWIYRSLVVLMVSCPCALVLSVPLGYFGALGIASRKGILIKGSTHFSNLAKLQQVVFDKTGTLTQGVFQIESINPLTDISKESLLEIAQRAQRFSNHPIAKAIMQDSKNMKDSKNTHICEIESFEEIGGKGVYAKCCGDRILVGNESLMKDKGIDISPFYTHKDTQDSGFSIIHIAKNGIYQGYIMLGDILKEESKECVQILRNLGVNPLAILSGDNEKSVAHIARMLNIQSYYAGLLPTQKAEKLQELMGLDSISYKCEVGVSMKNKEKLESSACHAKVLAEISSMESQQDKILDSNNKDFSLTAQNDTKMESTTCHVERSETSKRLESNLESKQDISLNAQYDKILDSIKMHPKPCTHPDSAEILDSRKNTTKHKITAFIGDGINDSIVLKQADIGISVGTKDSHSDISKESADIILTNPSPMGIVHAIKIARKIQALTWQNIAFALGTKLILVLLGIAGIANMWLAVFGDVGVALLALLNALRVVRV, from the coding sequence ATGCAAAAATTTATTTTAGAAAATCTTGATTGCAATTCATGTGCGAATAAACTTGAGAAATCCTTGCAATCTATGCCTTGTGTAGAGAGTGCAAATATAAACTTTAGCACAAATACACTCTATATAAAGACAAGCGATATAGAAGCGATAAAAGCACAAATCGCTAAGATAGAACCAGATATAATCGTGCGTAGCACACATGAAAACACACATAATGTGTCTTATAAAAAAGAGTTGTCTCTGCTTTTAGCCCTTCTCTTTGGCTTTGCTGTGTGTATGTTATGTTTGCATTATACACCTTTAGAATCTAGCTCTTTTATCAAGTCTTTTAATATGATACTTGGTGTTAGCTATGCAGTGCTTTTGCATTATATGGAATCTCTATCATTTTTACATAGCATTTTTAGTGCAGTTACACCATTTCAGATTCTAATCTATATCATTTTATTACTACTCTACATTATCGCAGGATTGCCTATATTTAGGGCAGTATGGCGTAATATGAAAAATAAAGTCTTTTTTGATGAAAATACGCTTATGTTTATCGCGACTATTGCGGCATTTTGCATTGGTGAAATAAGCGAGAGTGTGGCAGTTATGCTCTTTTTCCGCATAGGCGAGTTTTTAGAATCTCTAGCTCTCAAGCGATCTAAAAAATCTTTGTATGATTTGCTAGATATTACACCAGAGATAGCGCATTTACAGATAAAACAAGCAGATTCTAATAGTATGGATTCTAGCGAGACGATTTGGCAGGATACTCACCCAGAGTTATTAAAGGTTGATGATATAATCCTCGTAAAAGTTGGCGAGAAAATCCCCGTTGATGGCATTATTATGCAGGGTGAGAGTTCGCTCAATATGCAGGCAATAAGTGGTGAGAGTAAGCCTATTGATGTAGCAAGTGGCGATGAGGTTTTAGCAGGGGCTATTAATATGCAAAGTGTGCTAACTATAAAAGTGAGTAAGCCTTTTTCTCATTCTCAAGTTGCAAAGATAAAAGCCATGATAGAAGACTCAAGCAACACAAAGGCAAAGAGTGAGCAAATCATTACGCAGTTTGCTAAAATCTACACGCCGATTGTATTTTTCATAGCACTTGGCATTGCGTTTATTCCACCGCTTTTTGATGGGGAATGGCATGAGTGGATTTATCGCTCTTTAGTGGTGCTTATGGTGAGTTGCCCTTGTGCTTTGGTGCTGTCTGTGCCGCTTGGATATTTTGGTGCATTAGGCATTGCAAGTAGAAAGGGCATACTCATTAAAGGCTCTACGCATTTTAGTAACCTTGCTAAGTTGCAGCAAGTCGTATTTGATAAAACAGGCACATTAACACAAGGCGTATTTCAAATAGAATCTATAAATCCGCTAACAGATATAAGCAAAGAATCTTTACTAGAGATAGCACAAAGGGCACAAAGATTCTCAAATCACCCAATAGCAAAAGCCATTATGCAAGATTCTAAAAATATGAAAGACTCTAAAAACACGCATATTTGTGAGATAGAAAGCTTTGAAGAGATAGGTGGAAAAGGCGTATATGCTAAGTGTTGCGGAGATAGAATCTTAGTTGGCAATGAATCTTTAATGAAAGATAAAGGCATAGATATAAGCCCATTCTACACGCATAAAGATACACAAGATAGCGGGTTTAGCATAATCCATATTGCAAAAAATGGAATCTATCAAGGCTACATTATGCTAGGTGATATACTAAAAGAAGAGAGTAAAGAATGTGTGCAGATTTTGCGGAATCTTGGAGTAAATCCACTTGCAATTTTAAGTGGCGATAATGAAAAAAGTGTCGCACATATCGCAAGAATGCTTAATATACAAAGCTATTATGCAGGGTTACTCCCTACACAAAAAGCAGAAAAATTACAGGAATTAATGGGGCTAGATTCTATATCTTATAAATGCGAAGTGGGGGTTAGTATGAAAAATAAAGAAAAGTTAGAATCTAGTGCTTGTCATGCTAAGGTGTTAGCTGAAATATCTAGCATGGAATCTCAACAAGATAAGATTCTAGATTCTAACAATAAAGATTTTTCACTTACTGCTCAAAATGACACGAAAATGGAATCTACAACTTGTCATGTTGAGCGTAGCGAAACATCTAAAAGATTAGAATCAAATTTAGAATCTAAACAAGATATTTCGCTTAACGCTCAATATGACAAGATTCTAGATTCTATAAAAATGCACCCTAAACCCTGCACCCACCCAGATTCGGCAGAGATTCTAGATTCTCGTAAAAACACCACAAAGCATAAAATCACAGCCTTCATAGGCGATGGCATTAATGATTCTATCGTATTAAAACAAGCAGATATTGGCATAAGCGTTGGCACAAAAGATTCTCATAGCGATATTAGTAAAGAGAGTGCAGATATAATTCTTACAAATCCTTCACCTATGGGTATAGTCCATGCCATAAAAATCGCAAGAAAGATTCAAGCACTCACTTGGCAGAATATTGCATTTGCATTAGGCACAAAGCTCATTTTAGTCCTGCTTGGTATCGCAGGTATTGCAAATATGTGGCTTGCTGTATTTGGCGATGTGGGTGTCGCCCTTTTAGCCTTGCTGAATGCCTTAAGGGTTGTTCGGGTGTAA
- a CDS encoding ribonuclease HII yields MLICGIDEAGRGCVAGSLFIASVMLDECYFESFKKLDIRDSKQLTQTQRQERANSIQEFLREHGGRVKIVSFDSINIDSKGLGQCMQMGLKELLLHAKKHQCKSIIFDGNTNFGVQEIDTLIKGDSKHVLISAASILAKTNKDSEMLTLHDLYPQYNLKSNKGYLTKAHIESIAKHGYSPIHRKSYHIKALESRLF; encoded by the coding sequence ATGTTAATCTGTGGCATTGATGAAGCTGGTAGAGGCTGTGTGGCTGGTAGTTTATTTATCGCAAGTGTTATGCTTGATGAATGCTATTTTGAATCTTTTAAAAAGCTTGATATAAGAGATAGCAAACAACTCACACAGACACAAAGACAAGAAAGAGCAAATTCTATACAAGAGTTTTTGAGAGAGCATGGAGGTAGGGTAAAAATTGTAAGTTTTGATTCTATAAATATTGATTCTAAAGGTTTAGGGCAATGTATGCAAATGGGCTTAAAAGAACTTTTACTTCACGCAAAAAAACATCAATGCAAAAGCATTATATTTGATGGGAATACAAACTTTGGTGTGCAAGAAATTGACACGCTAATAAAGGGAGATAGCAAACATGTCCTAATCTCTGCGGCATCTATCCTTGCTAAAACAAATAAAGATTCTGAAATGCTTACTTTGCATGACTTGTATCCACAATATAATCTTAAAAGCAACAAAGGCTATCTCACAAAAGCCCATATAGAATCTATCGCTAAACATGGCTACAGCCCAATCCACCGCAAAAGCTATCATATTAAAGCTTTAGAATCTCGCTTATTTTAA
- a CDS encoding formyltransferase family protein — MGQTINVVILASGNGTNMENLVLSLHNKTITQAMRQNGVNLTKNSTTKDKAPLQTSPNAFIINSETIQDSMLAKDPLINVLSIVSDNKDAHALHRAKRLGLPTQIIDSTDKSRQEFDKALLLYLTSLQREYGLNCILLAGFMRILGAEFLERLKHIRILNIHPSFLPLHKGLNGIEKSYADSNDFGGVSVHFVTKELDSGMIILQEKIQKIPNESLEDFTQRVHDVEYRLYPQAFLKAFAQGIHNV, encoded by the coding sequence ATGGGACAAACGATAAATGTAGTAATACTTGCAAGCGGAAATGGCACAAATATGGAGAATCTAGTCCTATCTCTGCATAATAAAACAATCACTCAAGCCATGCGGCAAAATGGCGTGAATCTCACAAAAAATAGCACGACTAAAGACAAAGCGCCCCTGCAAACAAGCCCAAATGCCTTTATCATAAATAGTGAGACAATACAAGATTCTATGCTTGCTAAAGATCCCTTAATCAATGTTTTAAGCATTGTAAGTGATAATAAAGACGCACATGCTCTTCATCGTGCAAAAAGGCTTGGTCTGCCTACACAGATAATAGATAGCACAGATAAAAGCAGACAAGAATTTGATAAGGCTTTATTGCTATATTTAACGAGTCTGCAGAGAGAATATGGGCTTAATTGTATCTTGCTTGCTGGATTTATGCGGATTTTAGGGGCTGAATTTTTAGAGAGATTAAAGCATATAAGAATCCTTAATATCCACCCAAGCTTTTTACCATTACATAAAGGGCTAAATGGTATTGAAAAAAGCTATGCTGATAGTAATGACTTTGGCGGTGTCAGTGTGCATTTTGTAACAAAAGAGCTTGATTCTGGTATGATTATCTTGCAAGAAAAAATACAAAAGATTCCAAATGAAAGCCTTGAAGACTTCACACAAAGAGTGCATGATGTGGAATATAGACTTTATCCACAAGCCTTTCTCAAGGCATTCGCTCAAGGCATACATAATGTTTAG
- a CDS encoding glycosyltransferase family 10 domain-containing protein has product MNKRVLNMRILDWWNEDNEVNFYSNALIQLLQQKYDVAYSNTPDFILCGPFGYKHLEYDCVRIFYTGENVRPDFNLVDYAISFDYAVFEDRHLHAPLIFFNTYRSKELQNTLKSRIHLSKYKTKFCGFVASNGYMTEMRDNFFEALCAYKNVDSGGKWKNNIGTSVDDKIEWLKSYKFNICFENGSYPGYLTEKLFDAFMSGCVPIYWGDTSLRCGIDKECNETSNKDSKKDISPEVCTSNFFTRNYKYDENLDSNAMGGGGEYGIFDTRIPNIPPYLFDYKINPKAFINAHEFPTFKDLIDEIKRIDDNDKAFRDMLNEPIFLDDFDPQEFYSQRVFHFLDYIVSQGPTCAKRIGRGSYLQRKENVMKTCPYNIDSSITPKFMHYCMKHRNFIENIRKISEFPRDIIRIMRGK; this is encoded by the coding sequence ATGAACAAACGAGTCTTAAATATGAGAATACTAGATTGGTGGAATGAGGATAATGAAGTAAATTTCTATAGTAATGCTCTCATTCAGCTACTACAACAAAAATATGATGTTGCATATAGCAATACCCCTGATTTTATCTTATGTGGTCCTTTTGGATATAAGCATTTAGAATATGATTGTGTGCGTATTTTTTATACAGGAGAGAATGTTCGCCCAGATTTTAATCTCGTGGATTATGCGATAAGTTTCGATTATGCAGTATTTGAGGATAGACATTTACATGCACCGTTAATATTTTTCAACACTTATCGTTCAAAAGAGTTGCAAAATACCTTAAAAAGTCGCATTCATTTAAGCAAATATAAAACAAAGTTTTGCGGTTTTGTCGCGAGTAATGGCTATATGACTGAAATGAGAGATAACTTTTTTGAGGCATTGTGTGCTTACAAGAATGTAGATTCTGGTGGTAAGTGGAAAAATAATATTGGTACTAGTGTCGATGATAAAATAGAATGGCTAAAATCATATAAATTTAATATTTGTTTTGAAAATGGTAGCTATCCGGGGTACCTAACAGAGAAGTTATTTGATGCATTTATGAGTGGGTGTGTGCCAATTTATTGGGGAGATACGAGTCTTAGATGTGGGATAGATAAAGAGTGTAACGAAACATCCAATAAAGATTCTAAAAAGGATATTTCACCGGAGGTTTGCACGAGCAATTTTTTTACCCGCAATTATAAGTATGACGAAAATCTGGATTCTAACGCTATGGGGGGGGGGGGGGAATATGGCATATTTGATACGCGTATTCCAAATATCCCTCCATATTTATTTGACTACAAAATTAACCCAAAAGCTTTTATCAATGCGCATGAATTTCCTACCTTCAAAGATCTTATAGATGAAATAAAGCGTATAGATGACAATGACAAGGCCTTTAGAGACATGCTAAACGAACCAATTTTTCTTGACGATTTTGATCCTCAAGAATTTTATTCTCAAAGAGTCTTTCATTTTCTTGATTATATTGTATCTCAAGGTCCCACTTGCGCAAAAAGAATAGGCAGGGGTTCTTATTTGCAAAGAAAAGAAAATGTGATGAAAACATGTCCTTACAATATTGATAGTTCGATAACACCCAAATTTATGCATTATTGCATGAAACATAGAAATTTTATTGAAAATATTAGAAAAATAAGCGAATTTCCACGAGATATAATACGCATTATGCGGGGAAAATAG
- a CDS encoding DNA methyltransferase — translation MSLFTKKHMKVLDPFCGSGTTLLAASLLERQSIGYDLNLEYRDLALQRLQKN, via the coding sequence ATAAGTCTTTTTACAAAAAAGCATATGAAAGTTTTAGACCCTTTTTGTGGTTCAGGCACGACTTTACTTGCAGCAAGTTTATTAGAAAGGCAAAGTATAGGCTATGATTTAAACCTAGAGTATAGGGATTTAGCATTACAAAGATTACAAAAAAATTAA
- the feoB gene encoding ferrous iron transport protein B: MKTLKVVLVGQPNVGKSSLINALSNAKMRVGNFSGVTLEKAEATLNYKDYMITMIDLPGTYSLNGYTTEERVCKDFLDNESYDIILNVLDSTNLEHNLILTLQLQQLDKAKLIALNMIDEAKIDGIMIDTKQLSEMLHTNVCEVSSTKKQNLNILLDTLIATHESYMKTRDTESIQKDSNNIKWHNTQEEIQEHKHNNIGITSTLAQNAQVIVNHIQKVTKPRAAGSAKLDSILLHRIWSIPIFLLAMFLVFQLSFVLGDFFKEMIESGIDTLATFTKDSIRNDLLASLLGDGIIKGVGAVLSFLPLIATLFLGLSLLESSGYMARVAFMLDGLFFKFGLHGKSFIPLVMGFGCSVPAYMATRTLQNKRDKLLTLFIIGFMSCSARLPIYLLFVGAFFSAEYAGFILFGIYLCGFIIALILAKILRIFVFRGESEPFVMEMPRYRIPTLRVIWFSVWGKSYLFLKKAGSVILIGAILVWILANFPKSTLLQEEFNSDIQALATQNLSEREFEEKQKIYENNLLESQLEYSFAGRLGHALEPIFAPLGFDWRLSVALITGFSAKEMVVTTLGVLYALGEEAVDDDLKNQSLQEELRASIDTKAAVAFIFFIMLYIPCFAATIAFINESGKKIYGIYLFIFTTLAAYTFAFIGHEVMGLLGY; encoded by the coding sequence ATGAAAACACTCAAAGTCGTTTTAGTAGGGCAACCAAATGTCGGCAAAAGCTCATTAATCAACGCATTAAGCAATGCAAAAATGCGAGTGGGAAACTTTAGTGGCGTTACACTTGAAAAGGCAGAAGCTACACTAAACTACAAAGACTACATGATCACTATGATTGATTTACCCGGGACATATTCTCTAAATGGCTATACGACAGAAGAGAGAGTTTGCAAGGATTTTTTAGATAATGAGAGTTATGATATTATCCTAAATGTGCTTGATTCTACAAACCTAGAGCATAATCTCATCTTAACCTTGCAATTACAACAGCTAGATAAAGCAAAGCTAATCGCCCTAAACATGATTGATGAAGCTAAAATTGATGGCATAATGATTGACACTAAGCAATTAAGCGAAATGCTACATACAAATGTATGTGAAGTCTCTTCTACAAAGAAGCAAAATCTAAATATCTTACTTGATACATTGATTGCCACACATGAATCTTATATGAAAACTAGAGATACAGAATCTATACAAAAAGATTCTAATAATATAAAATGGCACAATACACAAGAAGAGATACAAGAGCATAAACATAACAACATAGGCATTACAAGCACACTCGCACAAAATGCACAAGTTATAGTCAATCATATCCAAAAGGTTACAAAGCCTCGTGCCGCAGGGAGTGCTAAACTAGATTCTATTTTACTACATAGAATCTGGAGTATTCCTATTTTCTTACTTGCTATGTTTCTTGTATTTCAGCTTAGCTTTGTGCTTGGGGATTTTTTTAAAGAAATGATAGAATCTGGTATTGACACACTTGCGACTTTTACAAAAGATTCTATAAGAAATGATCTTTTAGCTTCACTCTTAGGTGATGGGATTATTAAAGGCGTTGGGGCAGTCCTTAGCTTTTTGCCCTTGATTGCTACTTTATTTTTGGGATTGAGCCTTTTAGAGAGTAGTGGCTATATGGCTAGAGTGGCATTTATGCTTGATGGCTTGTTTTTTAAGTTTGGTCTGCATGGTAAGAGTTTTATCCCGCTTGTTATGGGCTTTGGCTGCTCTGTCCCAGCGTATATGGCGACACGAACTTTGCAGAATAAAAGGGATAAATTACTCACACTTTTTATCATCGGCTTTATGAGTTGTAGTGCTAGACTGCCTATTTATTTGCTTTTTGTTGGTGCATTTTTCTCGGCAGAATACGCTGGATTTATACTTTTTGGAATCTATTTATGCGGTTTTATTATCGCTTTAATACTTGCTAAGATTCTAAGAATCTTTGTATTTCGCGGGGAGAGTGAGCCTTTTGTCATGGAGATGCCCCGTTATAGAATCCCAACTCTTCGCGTAATATGGTTTAGCGTATGGGGCAAAAGCTATCTCTTTTTAAAGAAAGCTGGAAGCGTCATACTCATTGGGGCTATCCTTGTGTGGATACTTGCAAACTTCCCTAAAAGCACACTATTGCAAGAAGAATTTAATAGCGACATACAAGCACTCGCGACACAGAATCTAAGTGAGAGAGAGTTTGAAGAAAAGCAAAAAATATATGAAAATAATCTTTTAGAATCACAACTTGAATACAGCTTTGCAGGGCGACTAGGACATGCACTAGAGCCTATATTTGCCCCGCTTGGATTTGACTGGCGATTATCTGTTGCACTTATTACAGGATTTTCTGCAAAAGAGATGGTGGTAACAACGCTTGGTGTGCTTTATGCGCTTGGTGAAGAGGCAGTCGATGATGATTTGAAAAATCAAAGCCTGCAAGAAGAGCTAAGGGCTAGTATCGACACAAAAGCCGCTGTTGCCTTTATCTTTTTTATCATGCTGTATATACCATGCTTTGCTGCGACTATCGCCTTTATTAATGAAAGCGGAAAAAAGATTTATGGAATCTATCTTTTTATTTTCACAACCCTTGCCGCCTATACATTCGCATTTATCGGGCATGAAGTCATGGGCTTATTAGGCTATTAG
- a CDS encoding DNA methyltransferase encodes MTIIVTSPPYFNILKHNSKGLRADKSHKGFRNGARDGVVTYNVDSKENLENCEDYESFLKALSGIFNECKRVLKNKKYLSIVISDFTINKQEVNVTGNIIAMMIDLGFKFVGNVALLQNNKPLYPFGYPYAYKINHHNQNILNFMKENKSPINSVD; translated from the coding sequence TTGACTATTATTGTAACCTCACCACCCTATTTTAATATTTTGAAACACAATTCCAAGGGGCTTAGGGCTGATAAATCGCATAAGGGATTTAGAAATGGTGCAAGAGATGGCGTAGTGACATACAATGTAGATTCTAAAGAGAATCTAGAGAATTGCGAAGATTATGAAAGTTTTTTAAAAGCATTAAGTGGGATTTTTAATGAATGCAAGAGAGTGTTAAAGAATAAAAAGTATTTATCGATTGTTATTAGCGATTTTACGATTAATAAGCAAGAAGTTAATGTAACAGGAAATATTATTGCGATGATGATAGATTTAGGATTTAAGTTTGTAGGCAATGTGGCGTTATTACAAAATAATAAGCCCTTATATCCCTTTGGCTACCCCTATGCCTATAAAATCAACCACCACAATCAAAATATTTTAAATTTTATGAAAGAAAATAAAAGCCCTATAAATTCCGTTGATTAA
- a CDS encoding DNA methyltransferase, whose amino-acid sequence MEQNPLLLFERNCFKKQGVKTALLASNKYVDKSLLCKEVSNANKQKDSKNFALKYGVVNILKLEDYVNEKSVDFIITDPPYGGLVQYLDLSYLWLLWLKVYDKKYGNIDFASEITISKKCDIKAYEVRFTKSLKQLHRVLKDDGKMVITFHNKDIAIWNSFMRSLKNAGFIIQKVIHQKNRRSGESVVANPYGTSGTDFYLRCIKNPHTQISTEIELQNLSQKIVEIAINAIALRNEPTPYEILFDAILAHITSSGFIFSDDCDGDIKTALNKHINKIFIIRQDKETKAGNLW is encoded by the coding sequence ATGGAGCAGAATCCTTTGCTTTTATTTGAGAGAAATTGTTTCAAAAAACAAGGGGTAAAAACAGCACTTTTAGCAAGCAATAAGTATGTGGATAAAAGTTTGCTTTGTAAGGAGGTTAGTAACGCTAATAAACAAAAAGATTCTAAAAATTTTGCTTTAAAATATGGCGTTGTAAATATCTTAAAACTAGAAGATTATGTGAATGAAAAAAGCGTGGATTTTATCATTACTGACCCGCCTTATGGTGGGCTTGTGCAGTATTTAGATTTATCTTATTTATGGCTTTTATGGCTTAAAGTTTATGATAAGAAATATGGTAACATAGATTTTGCTAGTGAGATTACTATTAGCAAAAAATGCGATATAAAAGCATATGAAGTGCGTTTTACTAAAAGCCTTAAACAGCTCCATAGAGTGTTAAAAGATGATGGAAAAATGGTTATAACATTTCACAATAAAGACATAGCTATTTGGAATAGCTTTATGCGTTCGCTTAAAAATGCTGGATTTATTATACAAAAGGTTATCCATCAAAAAAATCGCCGCAGTGGAGAAAGCGTAGTAGCAAATCCTTATGGCACTTCAGGCACAGATTTTTATTTGCGTTGCATAAAAAATCCACATACACAAATAAGTACAGAGATAGAATTACAGAATCTAAGTCAAAAAATTGTAGAAATTGCCATTAATGCCATTGCTTTGCGTAATGAGCCAACGCCTTATGAAATTTTATTTGATGCAATTTTAGCCCACATTACTTCTAGTGGCTTTATTTTTAGTGATGATTGCGATGGCGATATTAAAACTGCATTAAATAAACATATTAATAAAATCTTTATAATAAGGCAAGATAAAGAAACAAAGGCGGGGAATTTATGGTGA